AATTATAGCTACACAAAGACCGTCTGTAGATGTTATAACAGGTACAATTAAGGCTAATATACCTTCTAGGATTGCTTTTTCAGTATCTTCTCAAGCTGATTCAAGAACAATTTTGGATATGGGCGGAGCTGAAAAACTTTTAGGTAAGGGGGATATGCTTTTTTATCCAGTAGGGGCTTCAAAGCCTAAGAGGATTCAAGGAGCATATATTGATGAAAAAGAGGTTGAAAAGATAGTTAACTATTTAAAAGAACAATCTAGTAGCAATTATCAAGAAGAAATAATTGATGATATAGAGAAAGAGGTAAGTATAGACTCAGATAATAGTGATGACTTATTGCCTAAGGCTATTGAATTAGTTGTTGAAGAAGGACAAGCATCAATTTCGTATTTACAAAGAAAATTAAGAATAGGTTATGCTAGAGCAGCGAGATTAATTGATGATATGGAAGAAAGAGGAATTGTAGGAGGTCATGAAGGTAGCAAACCTAGAAAAGTATTAATTTCTAAAGATGATTTAGACAATTTAAAAGAAAATTAGATTTAAGTAGAGGAGCGACTAACCGATGATAAAGAAAGTGGGGATTGATGAAATATTAAAAAAAAGAAATGTTGAGTTTATAGATGTAAGAAGTGAAAAGGAATTTTGTGCAGATACAATTCCTGGGGCTATAAACCTACCTATTTTAAATGATAGGGAAAGAGAAAAGATTGGTTATTTGTATAAACAAGTTGACAAGGAAAAAGCTAAAGAAAAAGGAATAGAATATGCATCAAGTAAATTATCGGTTATATACAAAAAAGTAAGAGAGATAAAAGAAAAAAATAAAGATATTGCATTATTCTGTTATAGGGGTGGAATGAGAAGTAATTCAGTTGCAAGCGTACTTAATACAATGGGAATTGACGTATACTTAATTGAAGGTGGATATAAAGCATATAGAAAATATGTAGTTGAAAACTTAGATTATCACATTAATAGGTTGAATTTTATAGTTCTACATGGATACACAGGTGTAGGAAAAACTAAAATATTAAGAATATTAAAGAATAGAAATGAACCTATTATAGATCTAGAGTTACTTGCAAAGAATAAAGGTTCTGTTTTTGGTAATATTGGTTATAATGATAGTTGCGTAACACAAAAGAATTTTGAAACAAAATTGTTTTGGGCTTTAATGAATATAAAAACTAATTATGTATTTATAGAAAGCGAAAGTAAAAGAATTGGAAAAATACTTCTACCTGAAAAATTGTATAACAAAATGGAAAAAGGAACACATGTGTTATTAAAAACGACTTTAGAGAATAGGATACAAAATATCTCTGATGATTACTTGAATGATAATATATTTAAAGAAAAGTCAACTATAATTAAAGCTATTAATAAGTTAAGAAAGAGATTGAGTAATAAATTGGTGGATGAACTTATAAAAAAAATTAAAGACGATGAATATAACTATGTTATTGAAAAGCTGATGTTACATTATTATGACCCTTTATATAAATATTCTATTGATAAAGTAAATAAATATGATAAAATTATTGAATATAAAGAAATTAATAAATGTGTTGAGGAGTTAATATTTTATAAACGATACATAGTAATATAGAAGGAACTGAAAGGAGTAATAAGATGGGTTTTAAAATATCAGTAGTTTCACTAGGGTGTTCAAAAAACCTTATCGATTCTGAGATTATGTTAGGTTTATTGGAGAATAATGGGTATGAAATAGTTGAATCCTTAGAAGATTCAGAAATTATCTTAATAAATACTTGCGGTTTTATTAATGATGCTAAAGAGGAATCAATCGAAACTATAATTGAAGCTGGTGAATATAAAAAGCATGGTAAATGCAAATATATAATAGTAGCTGGATGTTTAAGTGAAAGATATAAAGAAGAATTGCTAAAGGAATTGCCTGAAATCGATGGATTAATCGGTACAGGGAATATTCACGAGATATTGGATGTACTTGAAAAAGTAACTAGACAAGGTGGATGTGTAAAATTTGGAAATATCAATGAGCCATATAAAGATGAACTACCAAGAGTAATTACAACGCCAGCATATACAGCATATATAAAAATAGCAGAAGGATGTAACAATTTTTGTACTTATTGTATTATTCCTAAACTTAGAGGTAAATATAGAAGTAGAAGTATAGAATCTATAGTTAATGAAGTTACAGAGTTAGTTTCAAAAGGAACTAAAGAAATTATTTTGATTGCACAGGATACTACTAAGTATGGTATAGATATATATGGAGAAAGTAAACTTCCCAAGTTATTGGATGAATTAAATAAGATAAAAGGTTTAAAATGGATAAGGACACTATACATGTATCCAGATTCGTTTTCTGAATCCTTAATTGAAAGTATTAAAAGAAATGACAAGGTTGTTAATTATGTTGATATACCAATTCAACATATAAATGATCAAATTTTAAAAAGAATGAATAGAAAAACAAATAAAAAGCAAATAGTTAGTTTAATTAAAAAGTTAAGAAAAGAAATTCCAAATATTATTATTAGAACTACATTAATAGTAGGATTTCCAGGTGAAACTGAAAGTGACTTTGAAGAATTATATAAATTTGTTGAAGATACAAAATTTGATAGGTTGGGTGCATTTATTTATTCTAAAGAAGAAGGGACTGCTGCTGCTAAATTGAAAAATCAAGTAGAACAAGATAAAAAAGAAGAGCGACAAAGAAAAATATTGGAGCTTCAACAGGATATATCATGGAAAAAAAATAGACAAAAAGTAGGGAAAAAGTACCAAGTGTTGATAGAAGAGAAGATTCCTAACGAAGAATTATATATAGGAAGGTCGTACATGGATACACCAGAAATAGATGGTATAGTATATGTACGAAGTAATAAAAAGTTAAGCGAAGGAGATTTTATTGAAGTAAAAATTACAGATTACTTAGAATATGATTTAGTGGGGGAGATATGTAATGAACTTGGCTAATAAAATAACAATTGCTAGAATATTTTTAGTACCAGTTTTTATGTTTTTTCTATTAGTTAACGTACCTAGAGGTGAATATATTGCAGCTATAATTTTTATTATAGCTGCTTCTAGTGACAGTTTGGATGGATATATAGCCAGAAGTAGAGATCAAATAACTAAATTTGGTAAGTTTATGGACCCACTAGCAGATAAGTTATTAGTTTCAGCGGCTTTAATATCACTTGTGGAGTTAGAAAAAATATCAGCTTGGGTAGTAGTGATTATAATAGCTCGTGAGTTTGCTATTACAGGTTTAAGAGTTTTAGCAGCATCTGAAGGTATTACAATAGCCGCTAACTGGTGGGGAAAAATAAAAACAATAACGCAAATATTAGCTATTATAACATTATTATTAGATAACTTTTCATTTATTAATAATACGTTTCCTATTGACAAAATACTAGTTATATTAGCAGTTTTATTTACTGTAATATCAGGTGTTAATTATATATATATAAACAGAGAAGTATTTACAAGTGGAAGATAGTACAATTACTTAACCAGGAGGCATATTATGATTTGTGAAGTTATTAATGTGGGTTCAGAACTATTAAGTGGCGATGTTTTAAATACTAATATAATATACCTTTCAAAAAAATTACTTGAGTTAGGGATAGAAGTATCATTTCAGACTACTGTTGGGGATAATAAAAATGATTTAGCTAAAGTTATAACTGAAGGATTAAAAAGAAGTGAGTTGTTAATAATTACTGGAGGTTTAGGACCTACTGAAGATGATATAACTAAGGAAGTAGTATGTGAAGTATTGAAAGAAGAATTAGTATTCAGTGAAGAAGTACTGTCAAAAATAAAGGAACATTTTAATAAATGCTGTAAGCATATGAGTAAAAACAACTTAAAACAAGCATATATCCCTAAAAAAAGTAAAGTTATTCAAAATAAAGTAGGAACAGCTCCTGGATTTATTATTGAAAAGGATAAAAATATAATAATAATCTTACCAGGACCACCCAGGGAAATAAAGGAAATGTTTAAAAATTATATATGTTCATACTTAAGTAAGAAATCTAATATTGTAGTTAAGTCAAAGACAATAAGGACGATAGGGATAGGTGAATCTCATATAGAATCCAAAATTAGAAGTAAAATTGGATTTAAAGATAATACTTTAGTTGCAACATATGCAAAAGAGGGACAAGTAGATATTAAAATTACAGCAAAAGGACTAGATAATGAATCAGTTGACAAGACAATACAAGAAACTGTAGACACATTAATGCCAGAAATAAAAAAATATGTGTATTCATTTGACGATGAATCTATTGAAGAAGTTGTGTTCAAACAATTATTAAAAAATAATTTTAAAATTGGATTTTGTGAATCATGTACTGGAGGACTTATAACCAGCAGATTAACAAGAATATCAGGAGCGTCTAAAATTCTTAAAAGAAGTATTATTACTTATAGTAATACTTCGAAAATTGAAGAAGTTGGCGTACAAAGAGAAACACTAAATAAATATGGAGCAGTAAGTGAACAAACAGCTATTGAAATGGCTCAAGGATTAAAGAATAAGGATAATATAGATATAGCTGTTTCTGTGACAGGAATTGCAGGTCCTACTGGTGGTACAAGTGAAAAACCAGTAGGGTTAGTATATATGGCTTTAGTCACTAATGATACTATTAAATGTTATAAATTCAATTTTAGTGGAAGTAGAGAGATAATACAAAATAAGACTGCTAATAGTGTGTTCAATGAAATAAGAAAGTATCTTATTGATTTAAAAAATTATTAATTGACTTATGAAAACAAGTATTATATAATGACATTAGAACACACGTTCGAAACAAAGGGGAGAGGTAGGTGAAACCAGTTTAACTGGGAGAATATGATGGAGAAAAAGAAAGCTTTAGAAATGGCATTAAATCAAATTGAAAAACAATTTGGTAAAGGCTCAATTATGAAGTTAGGAGAGGATTCTAAACTTAATGTTGAAGCTATATCTACAGGTGCATTACAGTTAGATATAGCATTAGGAATTGGTGGAGTACCAAGAGGAAGAATTGTGGAGATATTCGGTCCTGAATCTTCAGGTAAAACTACTGTGGCTTTACACGTAATTGCTGAAGCTCAAAAAGCAGGAGGAGCTGCTGCATTTATTGATGCAGAACATGCTTTAGACCCTAGTTATGCGAAAAAGCTTGGTGTAGATACAGAAAACCTTATAGTATCACAACCAGATACAGGAGAACAAGCTTTAGAAATAGCAGAAGCACTCGTTAGAAGTGGTGCGATTGATGTAATAGTTATAGACTCAGTAGCAGCACTTGTACCTAAAGCAGAGTTAGAAGGAGAAATGGGAGATAGTCATGTAGGTTTACAAGCTAGACTAATGTCACAGGCATTAAGAAAGCTTGCAGGAGCAATTAAGAAATCGAATACTACTGCAATCTTTATAAACCAATTGAGAGAAAAAGTTGGAGTTATGTTTGGTAATCCAGAAACTACTACTGGGGGTCGAGCATTAAAGTTCTATGCATCAGTAAGGATGGATGTTAGAAGAATAGAAACTCTTAAAAAAGGTGACGAAATGATAGGAAATAGAACTCGTGTAAAAGTAGTAAAAAATAAAGTTGCACCACCATTTAAGAAGGCAGAATTTGATATTATGTATGGTGAAGGTATATCAAAGGAAAGTAATATCTTAGATGTTGGAACGACAGCGGATATTATAAATAAAGCTGGTTCATGGTATAGCTACGGAGATACTAGATTGGGTCAAGGTAGAGAAAATTCAAAAGAGTTTTTAAGAAATAATCCAGAAATATCTAATGAGATAGAATTGAAGATAAGAAAAAAATACGGTCTTAAAGTAGATGAAAAAGAAAATAAAGAAGAAAAAAAGAGTAAAAAATAATATAGTCTCCTCTAGAGGAGACTATATTATTTTTTATGTGAAATGGTTAAACTTTAGATAGGAAAATTAATAAATTGAATGTATGTTATAATAAATATTAAGTAAGTATGTGCAAATGGAACCAAATACCTTTATATAGAAATGAGGTGCCTTCATTTTGAGAATACTTTATTTAACCGACACGCATATAAGAGGAACTACCCCTAAGAATAGAAAAGACAATTTGTTAGAGACATTACAATTAAAATTTGAAGAAGTATTAGAAATATCAAAGAAATACAATGTAGATTATATATTACATGGTGGTGACTTTTTTGACAGACCTGACATTTCAAACTCTATTGCTAGAAAATTTGCTTTAATTTTAAGTAAATTTGACGTTCCTATATATGTAATAGCAGGCAATCACGATGTTTACGGGCATAATCCAGAAACTTTACATAGAACGTTGTTAGGACTTTTTGATGCACTTGGTATTTTAAATCTTATAGATTCAAATGATAAAATAATATTAAAAAAAGAGAATATAAAAGTTCAAATCACAGGCCAAAATTATAGATATGATATAGATACTGATAAATCTAAAAAAGGGTATATAGTTAAAGAAAAGCAAAAAGGTGTAGATTACTTAATTCATGTGGTGCATGGAATGCTGCTAGATAGACCTTTTATAAAAGGTATTCCATACACTCTTATAGAAGATATAGTCAAAACTAAAGCTGATATAACCCTTTGTGGACATTATCACTCAGGTTTTGGAGTAATAAAAATAGATAATAAGTATTTTGTGAATCCAGGAAGTTTGATAAGAATAACTAATAGTTTACAAGAGATTGAAAGAAAGCCTAAAATTGCAATAATAGATTTAAAGAAGGAGATTAATATAGATTTGATACCGCTGAAGAAAGCTAAGTCAGGTAAAGAAATATTGGATAGAAAACAAATTGAGATGTTCATATATAGAAATGAAAGAATAATGCAATTTAAACAGTCGATAGATT
Above is a window of Caldisalinibacter kiritimatiensis DNA encoding:
- the mnmH gene encoding tRNA 2-selenouridine(34) synthase MnmH, coding for MIKKVGIDEILKKRNVEFIDVRSEKEFCADTIPGAINLPILNDREREKIGYLYKQVDKEKAKEKGIEYASSKLSVIYKKVREIKEKNKDIALFCYRGGMRSNSVASVLNTMGIDVYLIEGGYKAYRKYVVENLDYHINRLNFIVLHGYTGVGKTKILRILKNRNEPIIDLELLAKNKGSVFGNIGYNDSCVTQKNFETKLFWALMNIKTNYVFIESESKRIGKILLPEKLYNKMEKGTHVLLKTTLENRIQNISDDYLNDNIFKEKSTIIKAINKLRKRLSNKLVDELIKKIKDDEYNYVIEKLMLHYYDPLYKYSIDKVNKYDKIIEYKEINKCVEELIFYKRYIVI
- the rimO gene encoding 30S ribosomal protein S12 methylthiotransferase RimO encodes the protein MGFKISVVSLGCSKNLIDSEIMLGLLENNGYEIVESLEDSEIILINTCGFINDAKEESIETIIEAGEYKKHGKCKYIIVAGCLSERYKEELLKELPEIDGLIGTGNIHEILDVLEKVTRQGGCVKFGNINEPYKDELPRVITTPAYTAYIKIAEGCNNFCTYCIIPKLRGKYRSRSIESIVNEVTELVSKGTKEIILIAQDTTKYGIDIYGESKLPKLLDELNKIKGLKWIRTLYMYPDSFSESLIESIKRNDKVVNYVDIPIQHINDQILKRMNRKTNKKQIVSLIKKLRKEIPNIIIRTTLIVGFPGETESDFEELYKFVEDTKFDRLGAFIYSKEEGTAAAKLKNQVEQDKKEERQRKILELQQDISWKKNRQKVGKKYQVLIEEKIPNEELYIGRSYMDTPEIDGIVYVRSNKKLSEGDFIEVKITDYLEYDLVGEICNELG
- the pgsA gene encoding CDP-diacylglycerol--glycerol-3-phosphate 3-phosphatidyltransferase, with the translated sequence MNLANKITIARIFLVPVFMFFLLVNVPRGEYIAAIIFIIAASSDSLDGYIARSRDQITKFGKFMDPLADKLLVSAALISLVELEKISAWVVVIIIAREFAITGLRVLAASEGITIAANWWGKIKTITQILAIITLLLDNFSFINNTFPIDKILVILAVLFTVISGVNYIYINREVFTSGR
- a CDS encoding competence/damage-inducible protein A encodes the protein MICEVINVGSELLSGDVLNTNIIYLSKKLLELGIEVSFQTTVGDNKNDLAKVITEGLKRSELLIITGGLGPTEDDITKEVVCEVLKEELVFSEEVLSKIKEHFNKCCKHMSKNNLKQAYIPKKSKVIQNKVGTAPGFIIEKDKNIIIILPGPPREIKEMFKNYICSYLSKKSNIVVKSKTIRTIGIGESHIESKIRSKIGFKDNTLVATYAKEGQVDIKITAKGLDNESVDKTIQETVDTLMPEIKKYVYSFDDESIEEVVFKQLLKNNFKIGFCESCTGGLITSRLTRISGASKILKRSIITYSNTSKIEEVGVQRETLNKYGAVSEQTAIEMAQGLKNKDNIDIAVSVTGIAGPTGGTSEKPVGLVYMALVTNDTIKCYKFNFSGSREIIQNKTANSVFNEIRKYLIDLKNY
- the recA gene encoding recombinase RecA — protein: MEKKKALEMALNQIEKQFGKGSIMKLGEDSKLNVEAISTGALQLDIALGIGGVPRGRIVEIFGPESSGKTTVALHVIAEAQKAGGAAAFIDAEHALDPSYAKKLGVDTENLIVSQPDTGEQALEIAEALVRSGAIDVIVIDSVAALVPKAELEGEMGDSHVGLQARLMSQALRKLAGAIKKSNTTAIFINQLREKVGVMFGNPETTTGGRALKFYASVRMDVRRIETLKKGDEMIGNRTRVKVVKNKVAPPFKKAEFDIMYGEGISKESNILDVGTTADIINKAGSWYSYGDTRLGQGRENSKEFLRNNPEISNEIELKIRKKYGLKVDEKENKEEKKSKK
- a CDS encoding metallophosphoesterase, giving the protein MRILYLTDTHIRGTTPKNRKDNLLETLQLKFEEVLEISKKYNVDYILHGGDFFDRPDISNSIARKFALILSKFDVPIYVIAGNHDVYGHNPETLHRTLLGLFDALGILNLIDSNDKIILKKENIKVQITGQNYRYDIDTDKSKKGYIVKEKQKGVDYLIHVVHGMLLDRPFIKGIPYTLIEDIVKTKADITLCGHYHSGFGVIKIDNKYFVNPGSLIRITNSLQEIERKPKIAIIDLKKEINIDLIPLKKAKSGKEILDRKQIEMFIYRNERIMQFKQSIDSSSEFEKLDITHILNSLANTDGISKAVKDEAINRIGVAQMYFKGDDE